The following is a genomic window from Candidatus Methylomirabilis tolerans.
AATTGCCCCAGCGAAAATTCCACCCCGATGGTGAACAGCAGCGCCACCACACCGATTTCGGCAACAACGCGCACCTGATCCAGATCCGAGATCAGGTTCAAGCCGTACGGACCTACCAGCGCCCCCACAACAAGGAACCCCGCAATCGAGGGCAGGCGGACCTTCTGAAAGAGAAAGACGACGGCGATCGAGATGGCAAATATTGCCAGCAGATCACTCACTACCTCATGACCAGGCATCGCCTCTCTCTGCACGGTTCAGCACTATGTGGCAATTCTTAGCCGGCTCTCATCATATCATCGGTTCTGGTAAGCATATACGTCATCATAAGACATCTTGATGACAGCGGTCTAACAAAGCAGGTTCCTCCGGAAATCCCCAACTCTACCCCTTCACTGAACCGGCCGTGAGACCGGAAACGATACGGCGTTGGAAGAAAAGGATGAGAAGGATCAATGGCGTGGTAACAACGATCGTGGCGGCCGCCATTTCTCCCCAGGGGACCTCGTGAAGACCTGGAAAGAGGGCGATGGACACAGGGATCGTCCGCATCGCCTCGCTTGAGGTGAAGGTCAGCGCATAGAGGAATTCATTCCAGGCAAAGATAAAGACCAGTATGGCGGCTGTCCCGATCCCCGGCGCGGCGAGGGGGAGGAAGATCCGAACGAAGACCTGAAACGGTGTACAGCCGTCTACCAGAGCCGCCAGGTACAACTCGTCCGAGATGTCCCTGAAGACGCTCCATAGGATCCAGATGGCGAGGGGGAGGGCAAAGGTGGTATAGGGGACAACAAGCCCGGCGTAGGTATCCCGCCATCCCAGGATTCGAATGATCAGATAGAGCGGACTCACCGCGGCAATGGGAGGGAACATGGAGATTGAGAGGGCCAGGAAGAGCAGGAGGTTCCTGCCTCGGAACTGAAGCTTGGCAATGGCAAATGCTGCAAGGGAGCCGATGGAGAGGCAGGACACGGTAGTCAGGGAGGCGACAATTACGCTGTTCAGGATAAACCGTCCGAATGGGCGGTCTTGAAAGATGGCGAGGTAATGGTCGAGGACCGGCCTTGTCGGAAAGAGCGGCGGCAGCGTACTGATCTCGGAAGTGGGTGTGAGCGATGTGAGCAGTTGCCACAGGAAGGGCAGGAGACAGAAGGTGGCCAGACCTGCTAAGAGCGCCCAAAAGATCGACCGTCTTGCAAGCCGCCTTATCCGGCTACCCATGATGCTGCCTCTTAACGAGAAGGATACACACAGTGCTGATGAGCAGGACGGTGAGAAAGGTCGCCACGGCCACCGCAGAGCCGTAGCCGAACTGAAGGGTTTGGAAAAGGAGCTTGTAGGCGTAGAGGCTTAACGTCTCGGTGGTGTTGGCCGGTCCGCCTCCTGTCAGCACATAGACCAGATCGAAGATCCGGAAGGCATCGAGCGTTCTGAAGAGAAAAGCGATGAGGATAAAGGGCAATAGAAGAGGAAAGGTGATCCGCCGAAAGATCTGCCACCCGCCGGCTCCGTCTACCCTCGCTGCCTCATACAATTCCTCAGGGATCATCTGGAGGCCGGCCAACAGGATGAGGGCTACGAAGGGGCTGGTCTTCCAGACGTCGGCCATGATGAGCGCATGCATGGCCAGGACGCGATCCCCAAGCCAATTGAGCGGGGAGGACAGCAGGCCTATCTGCTGCAGAAGGTAATTCAGCAGGCCGAAGTCGGGGTTCAAGATCCATTCCCACATCCTGGCCGAGACCACGGTGGGGATAGCCCATGGGATGAGCACGACAGCCCTAAAGAGGCCCCGTCCTCGAAAAGACCCGTGAAGGAGTATGGCCAGGAGAAGGCCGAGAGCCAGCTCCAGGGAGACGGAGAGCAGGGAGAAGTAGGCGGTATTCAGGAAGCTTTGCCAAAAGCGGGGGTCCTGGAGGAGGAAGCGGTAGTTGTCGAGACCCACGAAGTACGAGATGCCGAACACAGGCATCCTCCGATCGAGACTGATCCTGAAGGCGTTCAGGATCGGGAAGATGGCCACAACCCCGATGAACAGGCAGGCCGGCAGAATCATAAGCAAGGCGGGCCTGATCTCGTCCTTTCTCATTCCCTCTCCAGCTTCAGGATGTGCTCGATGAGTCGGGAGGCGTCCTCCAGAGCCCGCTCAGGCGGTTTCACCCCCATGATTGCCGCGCTCAGCTCCGGTTGGAGGAGTTGGGAGATCATGAGGTAGAAGGGAGTGACAGGCCTGGGACGGGCCCGGCGCATCGCCTCGTACAGGGGCGGGATGAAGGGGTTCGCCATTTTGAGCTCTGCATCGTGATAGAGGGCATGGCGTGCCGGTGGAAATCCGAGCTTGATTGCCAGAACCTTCTGAACGGACTGACTGGTCAGAAACTCGACGAGTTTCCGGGCCAGATCCGAACGTGTTGAGAAACGGTTGACCCCGAGCAACCAGCCCCCCAGTGTCGGAGCGCTTTGATAACCCTCAAAGGAAGGGAGCGGGGCAATATCGACCCTCCCTCGTACCTTGGAATCTTCCTGCTCGTATAGCGCCAAGGCGTAGGGCCAGTTCCGCATGAAGATTGCCCGTCCGGCTCCGAAGAGGTGGCGGGTGGCCTCCTCATCCGCCGATGTCACAAGGTGAGGAGAGATCTTGTCGACA
Proteins encoded in this region:
- a CDS encoding carbohydrate ABC transporter permease, giving the protein MGSRIRRLARRSIFWALLAGLATFCLLPFLWQLLTSLTPTSEISTLPPLFPTRPVLDHYLAIFQDRPFGRFILNSVIVASLTTVSCLSIGSLAAFAIAKLQFRGRNLLLFLALSISMFPPIAAVSPLYLIIRILGWRDTYAGLVVPYTTFALPLAIWILWSVFRDISDELYLAALVDGCTPFQVFVRIFLPLAAPGIGTAAILVFIFAWNEFLYALTFTSSEAMRTIPVSIALFPGLHEVPWGEMAAATIVVTTPLILLILFFQRRIVSGLTAGSVKG
- a CDS encoding sugar ABC transporter permease — translated: MRKDEIRPALLMILPACLFIGVVAIFPILNAFRISLDRRMPVFGISYFVGLDNYRFLLQDPRFWQSFLNTAYFSLLSVSLELALGLLLAILLHGSFRGRGLFRAVVLIPWAIPTVVSARMWEWILNPDFGLLNYLLQQIGLLSSPLNWLGDRVLAMHALIMADVWKTSPFVALILLAGLQMIPEELYEAARVDGAGGWQIFRRITFPLLLPFILIAFLFRTLDAFRIFDLVYVLTGGGPANTTETLSLYAYKLLFQTLQFGYGSAVAVATFLTVLLISTVCILLVKRQHHG